The genomic window AATGAATACGAGCCGACATCGCAATAATCGTCAACCAGCGTTCCAACCAATCTGCCAGTTGCATTGTAAAGCTTGATTGAGACTTTACCAGCAACCGGCATCGTATAACTAATCGTGGCGGATTTGCTAAACGGATTAGGCTTGACACTGAATCTAAATGGCGAGTTGGAGACTATTTCGCTTTTGCACGCTATGACATTCCGGGTCATATTTGATATTGG from Patescibacteria group bacterium includes these protein-coding regions:
- a CDS encoding T9SS type A sorting domain-containing protein, encoding MTRNVIACKSEIVSNSPFRFSVKPNPFSKSATISYTMPVAGKVSIKLYNATGRLVGTLVDDYCDVGSYSLKIQNSEFRISSGIYFLDLDCDQDQKISKKIKIIILP